The proteins below are encoded in one region of Ostrea edulis chromosome 3, xbOstEdul1.1, whole genome shotgun sequence:
- the LOC125675566 gene encoding uncharacterized protein LOC125675566 gives MALRFPGQECSLIYISCGDSEADCNLIRQLLPVLERCGFECFFRVRDGDVQLRIETARSVIPKCGLLLALTSKDSIQEDCQYCQYEIALSMDFRRQIIMVTLDDVEIPALFRNLDRFHGNMNQPFEDWTKRLLKRVKQKFHEQQRPYFEINMVKEFLWNIEGRALYELMESHSKAINTYMGENAWLKKRNNDLIQIRLKECGDLEEANQRLETQIQEMQDKLSNENGCPYSYVTEISTQCLKYKWEKEQLAAEVKALRRALNDQAPKEKGGTTDTNMECLYRMLSLEDSARVRSKQEGGSSTSGLRRVPSEVAAFFHRYQGLIGYDEIPALGRELGLTCAQLDDVNRYRSSGPSEMFWQMCRFYSSRQSETCSVSRMVGALTRVGINIESRPMDTSHKQLLEDKLDYLYENMEDVVILLPLFLEKETITPAQALYIETPAFCKQRIERLIEVLVTRENGYHSFCEALKLSGQTTLAKFVRDINAKSPLPSSTKAPNEHEEETATRDIVNNTNPKTAL, from the exons ATGGCTCTTCGATTCCCGGGGCAAGAGTGTTCTCTCATCTACATATCTTGTGGTGACAGTGAAGCCGACTGTAACCTCATCAGACAGCTTCTGCCGGTGCTGGAGAGGTGCGGGTTCGAATGCTTTTTCAGAGTTCGAGATGGCGATGTTCAGCTCCGCATAGAGACTGCTAGAAGTGTTATTCCAAAGTGTGGTCTATTGCTGGCCTTAACATCCAAAGATTCCATCCAAGAGGACTGTCAGTACTGCCAGTACGAGATAGCATTATCCATGGATTTCAGACGACAGATAATCATGGTGACGTTAGATGATGTAGAAATTCCCGCCTTGTTTAGAAATCTGGACAGATTTCACGGGAATATGAATCAGCCCTTTGAGGATTGGACCAAAAGACTTTTGAAACGTGTGAAACAAAAGTTTCATG AGCAACAGAGGCCATACTTTGAAATCAACATGGTAAAAGAGTTCCTGTGGAATATAGAAGGACGAGCTCTTTATGAGCTGATGGAATCTCACAGCAAAGCAATTAACACCTACATGGGTGAAAATGCGTGGCTGAAGAAAAGAAACAACGACCTGATTCAGATCCGTCTGAAAGAATGTGGAGACCTTGAGGAGGCCAACCAAAGACTGGAGACACAAATCCAGGAAATGCAAGACAAACTGTCCAATGAAAATGGCTGCCCATATTCATACGTCACCGAGATATCTACACAGTGCTTAAAGTACAAATGGGAAAAAGAACAG TTGGCTGCGGAAGTGAAGGCACTGAGGCGGGCTTTGAATGATCAAGCACCTAAAGAGAAGGGCGGGACCACAGACACGAACATGGAGTGTTTGTACAGGATGTTGTCTTTGGAAGACAGCGCCAGGGTAAGATCCAAACAAGAGGGCGGATCCTCCACATCCGGTCTGAGGAGAGTTCCGTCAGAGGTAGCAGCCTTCTTTCATCGCTACCAAGGTCTCATAG gaTACGATGAGATTCCTGCACTGGGGCGTGAGTTAGGACTGACCTGTGCACAGCTGGATGACGTGAACAGATACAGATCGTCTGGTCCGTCTGAGATGTTCTGGCAGATGTGTAGGTTCTACTCCAGCAGACAGTCAGAGACATGCAGCGTCAGTCGTATGGTGGGGGCGCTGACGAGAGTCGGCATCAACATAGAAA GTAGACCGATGGACACATCACATAAACAACTGCTGGAAGATAAGCTGGACTATTTGTACGAAAATATGGAAGACGTGGTCATCCTGCTCCCATTGTTTCTCGAAAAAGAGACGATCACCCCAGCTCAGGCGTTGTACATAGAGACACCCGCCTTCTGTAAACAGAGGATAGAGAGGCTGATAGAAGTGTTAGTCACCAGGGAGAACGGTTACCATTCATTCTGTGAGGCTCTGAAACTAAGCGGCCAAACGACCCTAGCGAAGTTTGTCCGGGATATTAACG CTAAAAGTCCCCTCCCTTCATCTACTAAAGCACCCAATGAACATGAGGAAGAGACTGCAACAAGGGACATTGTGAACAATACAAATCCAAAAACTGCCttgtaa
- the LOC125675575 gene encoding uncharacterized protein LOC125675575 isoform X1 yields the protein MYILGDKVAFVHFGSISNMKVCIVFLVLSLCCVTLGVDPGDWAYFYLNTACSMMKKAKSNFFTGDAKVIAFQARASKRLVNIPKHHVVKFGHVITNKGNGYRARTGKFSLHR from the exons ATGTACATACTTGGAGACAAAGTAGCATT TGTTCACTTCGGATCAATTTCCAACATGAAGGTCTGCATTGTATTTCTTGTGCTGTCATTATGTTGCGTGACCCTTGGGGTGGACCCCGGAGACTGGGCGTATTTCTATCTCAACACCGCATGTTCCATGATGAAAAAGGCCAAGTCAAATTTCTTCACTGGTG ATGCCAAGGTGATTGCCTTCCAGGCTAGAGCAAGCAAACGTCTTGTAAATATTCCCAAACATCACGTTGTTAAGTTTGGACATGTCATAACAAATAAAG GGAACGGATACAGAGCAAGAACTGGAAAATTCTCACTGCACCGATAG
- the LOC125675575 gene encoding uncharacterized protein LOC125675575 isoform X2, protein MKVCIVFLVLSLCCVTLGVDPGDWAYFYLNTACSMMKKAKSNFFTGDAKVIAFQARASKRLVNIPKHHVVKFGHVITNKGNGYRARTGKFSLHR, encoded by the exons ATGAAGGTCTGCATTGTATTTCTTGTGCTGTCATTATGTTGCGTGACCCTTGGGGTGGACCCCGGAGACTGGGCGTATTTCTATCTCAACACCGCATGTTCCATGATGAAAAAGGCCAAGTCAAATTTCTTCACTGGTG ATGCCAAGGTGATTGCCTTCCAGGCTAGAGCAAGCAAACGTCTTGTAAATATTCCCAAACATCACGTTGTTAAGTTTGGACATGTCATAACAAATAAAG GGAACGGATACAGAGCAAGAACTGGAAAATTCTCACTGCACCGATAG